CAGGCTCTTACCGACGGCATCATGGTCGTCGATATGTCCGGCAACCCGGTTTTGTACAACCAGGCGGTCGAAAGCCTCTTCTTCCCCGACGGCAGACAGAACTACGCGCTCGCCACCTACGTCAGCAACGTCATCCGGAGCGGCGAAACCTCCGGTTCCTCCGAAGTGGTTCTGCTCAAACCGCACGAGATGATTCTTTCGAACCGCTTTGTCACGATCCCGGGAACGGCCGGCAACCCTGCGGAAGTGATCGTATCGATCCGCAACATCTCTGATCAGCGCGCGATCGACCGGCGGTTTTCCCAGTTCTACGCCCTGATGCTCCATAAGCATGCGAAGCTGATTCGACGAGCCTGGAAGCAGAAGGATCCGGTTCAATCGCGAAAACTGCTGCGCCGCCAGAAAGAATCGATGCGGCATCTCATCTCGCTGACAGAACTGAAGAGCGGCCCTCTGAGGCTCGAACGGGGAAACTGCAGCCTTACCGACATCTACAGCAAGGTGAAAGCCAGGTTCGAGCGCGGCTTCCAGCGCATCGGAATCCGCCTCGAAGATTCGGGACTGCTTTCCCATGGCCAGATCGCAGGGCGCTTCGACAGCTCCCGCATGACCCTGATGTTCAAGACACTGTTCATGCAGGCGAAGCGCACCTTGAAAAATGGCGAGAAATTCATCTGGAATGCCCTGCCGTCCGTCGGACGTATCGACCTATTCGTTGGCATGCAGGGCGCGGGCATTTCCGAACATATCCGTCAGGACGCTCTCGACTGGAACGCTCAGGTCGACCGCATCATTTCGGGGGAAAGCACATCGCTCGACCTCGACCTCGCCTTCCTCGGACACATGGTTCATGCCCATAAGGGTACGATCACGATCTGCCGCGACAGCGACGACGAGACGTCGATCAAAGTCGCGCTTCCCCTGGGGTAATATGAGATGATTCCGCTCAACGATTCAACCCGCATCAGAAGATACGCTTTCGACGAGGTCGTGCGCGTACCCTGCCTGCTGAGCGAAGTCGGGAAGGTCCGCGACCGGATCGGGAGCAAGCTCGAGACTCTCGGATACAGCCCCCGCGTGAAAATGAACATTGCGCTTGGCCTCGAAGAGGCGATGATGAACGCAATCGATCATGGCAGCCTCCGCGGTCAGCCGGTCATCGAGGTCGGCTCGACCGTCAACGCCCAATGCTGCATCCTCCAGGTCACCGATTTCGGCGGCATCACCTTCAACCCGGAGTATTTCGAGAAGCTCGCCGAAGTGAAAGAATGGGGTAAGGGCGGGCGAGGCATTTTCCTGCTGAAGCGCCTGATGGATGAAGTGTACTACTTCTTCCATCCTGAGAAGAGCACCTCTGTCGTCATGATCAAATACAGGGAGGCTCCACCGGCCATGCCGGAAGCCTGAATCAGAAACCAGCCGGGAGGTTGAACGGGCGGTACACAAAATCGAACGTGTTCCTGTTTCGTCAGACCTGCGGAAGGCCTTGAACACAGGGTTTGATGGGGTGAAAAACTTTTTTTGAAAAAGGGTGTTGACTCGAAGACCCGAAGGTGTTACTATAGACCCTACCAACGGGGCGCACCCCCCGAGGTACCGATCGAAAGACCGGGGCTCATTGAGAATAAGATCGAGGGACCAAGGAAGACGCCAAGTGGGCTTCCGGGCGTGGTCGCAAGATTGCGCCGAGGAAGTTGAGTTTGTTAGACCGAAGTAATTCGGGATAAAAACTCCATGAGTTGATAGAAGGCGGATCTGCAAAGAAACGCTTTTGAATAATTTTCGTGGAGAGTTTGATCCTGGCTCAGGACTAACGCTGGCGGCGTGCCTAACACATGCAAGTCGAACGGTTCTGTTCGTGATAGCAATATTGTGGACAGGATAGTGGCGAACGGGTGAGTAACACGTAGGTAATCTACCCTTTGGATGGGAACAACTCAGGGAAACTTGAGCTAATGCCCAATGAGACCACGTCCCGGGAGGGATGGGGCCAAAGGCGGGGCGAAAGTCTCGCGCCAATGGATGAGCCTGCGGCCTATCAGCTAGTTGGCGGGGTAAAGGCCCACCAAGGCGAAGACGGGTAGCCGGCCTGAGAGGGCGAACGGCCACACTGGGACTGAGACACGGCCCAGACTCCTACGGGAGGCAGCAGTGAGGAATTTTCCGCAATGGGCGCAAGCCTGACGGAGCGACGCCGCGTGAGGGATGAAGGCTTTCG
This region of Candidatus Ozemobacteraceae bacterium genomic DNA includes:
- a CDS encoding GAF domain-containing protein — protein: MTQEAVDRKNGAALTPAQVDILIYTWRQICVEEHLEGVFALLVDSARRLTDAEHASIALIEGSKLRFVGSTREDQAARGNVVVPLGAGIPGKVAQDGIGRRIECGDYVSPVTRINAPPVHNLEHRSLACVPLKVREEIIGTLQVYNRVGAPKFDETDLEALQVLADHSSVTVERLRLQKNLLIESSRVRGIFQALTDGIMVVDMSGNPVLYNQAVESLFFPDGRQNYALATYVSNVIRSGETSGSSEVVLLKPHEMILSNRFVTIPGTAGNPAEVIVSIRNISDQRAIDRRFSQFYALMLHKHAKLIRRAWKQKDPVQSRKLLRRQKESMRHLISLTELKSGPLRLERGNCSLTDIYSKVKARFERGFQRIGIRLEDSGLLSHGQIAGRFDSSRMTLMFKTLFMQAKRTLKNGEKFIWNALPSVGRIDLFVGMQGAGISEHIRQDALDWNAQVDRIISGESTSLDLDLAFLGHMVHAHKGTITICRDSDDETSIKVALPLG
- a CDS encoding ATP-binding protein: MIPLNDSTRIRRYAFDEVVRVPCLLSEVGKVRDRIGSKLETLGYSPRVKMNIALGLEEAMMNAIDHGSLRGQPVIEVGSTVNAQCCILQVTDFGGITFNPEYFEKLAEVKEWGKGGRGIFLLKRLMDEVYYFFHPEKSTSVVMIKYREAPPAMPEA